In the Populus trichocarpa isolate Nisqually-1 chromosome 1, P.trichocarpa_v4.1, whole genome shotgun sequence genome, one interval contains:
- the LOC7487048 gene encoding FT-interacting protein 3, whose translation MQKLPQSVDFALKETSPNIGAGSVTGNKLSCTYDLVEQMQYLYVRVVKARDLPPKDVTGSCDPYVEVKLGNYKGVTKHFEKKSNPEWNQVFAFSKDRIQASVLEVFVKDKDVVLDDLIGWMMFDLNEVPKRVPPDSPLAPQWYRLEDRKGGKIKSGELMLAVWMGTQADEAFPDAWHSDAASVGPDGVNNIRSKVYLSPKLWYVRVNVIEAQDLVPSDKSRFPEVFVKGTLGNQALRTRTSHIKTINPMWDDDLIFVAPEPFEEPLILTVEDRLGPNKDEVLGKCVIPLQLVQRRLDHKPVNTRWFNLEKHVVLDGELKKETKFSSRIHVRICLDGGYHVLDESTHYSSDLRPTAKQLWRPSIGILELGVLSAVGLMPMKMKDGRGTTDAYCVAKYGQKWVRTRTIVDSFTPRWNEQYTWEVFDPCTVITVGVFDNGHLHGGGGGKDSRIGKVRIRLSTLETDRVYTHSYPLLVLHPAGVKKTGEVQLAVRFTCSSLVNMLHMYSHPLLPKMHYIQPLSVMQLDSLRHQAMQIVSMRLSRAEPPLRKEVVEYMLDVDLHKWSMRRSKANFFRIMGVLSGLIAVGKWFDQICNWKNPLTTILIHLLFIILVLYPELILPTVFLYLFVIGLWNFRWRPRHPPHMDTRLSHADAAHPDELDEEFDTFPTSRPSDIVRMRYDRLRSIAGRVQTVVGDLATQGERFQSLLSWRDPRATTLFVTFCLIAAIVLYVTPFQVVGLLIGIYVLRHPRFRHKLPSVPLNFFRRLPARSDSML comes from the coding sequence atgcaGAAGCTTCCGCAATCTGTTGATTTTGCTCTAAAGGAGACCTCACCAAACATTGGTGCGGGATCTGTCACGGGCAATAAGCTTTCATGCACCTATGACCTTGTTGAGCAAATGCAATATCTTTATGTTCGTGTGGTGAAAGCTAGAGATTTGCCTCCCAAAGATGTTACTGGTAGTTGCGATCCATATGTTGAAGTAAAGCTTGGAAATTACAAGGGAGTCACTAAGCATTTTGAGAAGAAAAGCAACCCAGAATGGAATCAGGTTTTTGCTTTCTCGAAAGATAGAATTCAAGCTTCAGTTCTGGAGGTGTTTGTGAAGGATAAGGATGTTGTCTTAGATGATTTGATTGGTTGGATGATGTTTGATCTCAATGAAGTGCCAAAACGTGTTCCGCCGGATAGTCCTTTGGCACCACAGTGGTATAGACTGGAAGATAGGAAGGGGGGTAAGATTAAGTCTGGGGAGCTGATGCTGGCTGTTTGGATGGGAACTCAAGCAGATGAGGCATTCCCTGATGCTTGGCATTCAGATGCAGCCAGTGTTGGTCCTGATGGTGTTAACAACATCCGATCTAAGGTATATCTTTCACCCAAGCTTTGGTATGTTAGGGTCAATGTGATTGAAGCTCAGGACTTGGTGCCTAGTGACAAAAGTCGGTTCCCAGAAGTATTTGTGAAGGGCACCCTAGGAAATCAAGCACTGAGAACCAGAACATCTCACATTAAGACTATCAATCCAATGTGGGATGACGACTTGATATTTGTAGCTCCTGAACCTTTTGAGGAGCCTTTGATTTTGACTGTGGAAGATAGATTGGGACCAAATAAAGACGAAGTTTTGGGTAAGTGTGTGATCCCTTTGCAACTTGTGCAGAGGAGGCTAGACCACAAGCCAGTTAACACCAGGTGGTTTAATCTTGAGAAGCATGTGGTTTTAGATGGGGAACTAAAGAAAGAAACCAAGTTTTCCAGCAGGATTCATGTTAGGATCTGTTTAGATGGAGGGTATCATGTTTTGGATGAATCAACTCACTACAGCAGTGACCTTAGGCCAACAGCAAAACAGTTATGGAGGCCTAGCATTGGGATTTTGGAACTGGGGGTTCTAAGTGCTGTGGGGCTGATGCCTATGAAGATGAAGGATGGCCGAGGTACGACAGATGCTTATTGTGTTGCTAAATATGGACAGAAATGGGTCCGGACAAGGACAATTGTTGACAGTTTCACTCCGAGGTGGAATGAGCAGTACACTTGGGAGGTTTTCGACCCGTGTACTGTCATTACAGTTGGGGTTTTTGATAATGGTCACCTTCATGGTGGTGGAGGGGGGAAGGACTCAAGAATTGGGAAAGTGAGGATTCGTCTATCCACACTCGAAACTGATAGAGTTTATACTCACTCCTACCCTCTTCTGGTCCTGCATCCTGCTGGGGTGAAGAAGACGGGTGAAGTTCAGTTAGCTGTGAGGTTCACATGCTCATCTCTGGTTAATATGTTGCACATGTATTCACATCCGTTGTTGCCAAAAATGCACTACATTCAGCCATTGTCAGTGATGCAGCTTGATAGCTTGAGGCACCAAGCAATGCAGATTGTCTCGATGAGGCTGAGCAGGGCTGAACCACCTTTGCGGAAAGAGGTTGTGGAATATATGCTAGATGTAGATTTGCATAAGTGGAGCATGAGGAGGAGCAAAGCTAACTTTTTCAGAATTATGGGTGTTCTAAGTGGCTTGATTGCTGTTGGAAAATGGTTTGATCAAATCTGCAATTGGAAGAACCCTCTGACTACCATTTTAATTCACCTCCTTTTCATAATCTTGGTCCTTTATCCTGAGCTAATACTTCCCACAGTTTTCCTCTACCTTTTCGTGATTGGACTATGGAACTTCCGGTGGAGGCCAAGGCACCCTCCTCACATGGACACGCGGCTTTCTCATGCTGATGCTGCTCATCCTGACGAACTTGATGAAGAATTTGACACATTCCCAACTTCCAGACCATCAGATATTGTCAGAATGCGATATGATCGTCTAAGAAGTATTGCAGGGAGGGTTCAGACTGTAGTAGGTGATCTCGCAACTCAAGGGGAAAGATTCCAGTCTCTTCTGAGTTGGAGAGACCCGAGGGCGACCACGTTATTCGTGACATTctgtttaattgctgccatagttctCTATGTCACTCCTTTTCAGGTTGTAGGCCTTCTTATCGGCATTTATGTGCTGCGACATCCCAGGTTCCGCCACAAGCTTCCTTCAGTTCCCCTCAACTTCTTTAGGAGGTTGCCTGCAAGATCCGACAGCATGCTATAA